From the Plectropomus leopardus isolate mb chromosome 18, YSFRI_Pleo_2.0, whole genome shotgun sequence genome, one window contains:
- the LOC121958148 gene encoding GA-binding protein subunit beta-2-like has translation MFISQYFHYFIIQGIPAIQGGVVNLAELLNKANAGDSEEAMAASALDSNIQHATVVNEGGQRVITIVTDQHGNLQTTGGMAPPFFVTMQHGQQMLAVPANTVTEEVVTEEPQPPPSRKRKLEVTNNHNDTGETELLQRQLQEANRKAQEYRQQLLRKEQEAEEYRIKLEAMSQSQANSTNANTTAASAAANAASPEEVVGGEEDEEEAAAGMVEEEGEMVVLQEGGIIMEGEEGQVTLVETGGETTEVGS, from the exons atgtttaTCTCCCAATACTTTCATTACTTCATCATCCAGGGGATACCTGCCATCCAGGGGGGCGTGGTCAACCTGGCCGAGCTGCTCAACAAGGCCAacgcag GTGACTCAGAGGAAGCGATGGCTGCCAGCGCTCTGGACTCCAACATCCAGCACGCCACCGTGGTCAACGAGGGGGGTCAGAGGGTCATCACCATAGTAACAGACCAGCATGGCAACCTGCAGACCACAGGAGGGATGGCGCCGCCGTTCTTTGTCACCATGCAGCACGGACAGCAGA tGCTGGCGGTGCCCGCCAACACGGTGACGGAGGAGGTGGTGACGGAGGAGCCGCAGCCGCCGCCCTCCAGGAAGAGGAAGCTGGAGGTGACCAACAACCACAACGACACAGGAGAGACG gagctgctgcagaggcagctGCAGGAGGCCAACAGGAAGGCGCAGGAGTACCGGCAGCAGCTGCTGCGTAAGGAGCAGGAGGCCGAGGAGTACCGCATCAAGCTGGAGGCCATGTCCCAAAGTCAGGCCAACAGCACCAACGCCAACACCACGGCCGCCAGCGCTGCCGCCAACGCAGCCAGCCCCGAGGAGGTggtgggaggggaggaggacgaggaggaggcggcggccggcatggtggaggaggagggggagatggTGGTGCTGCAGGAGGGAGGCATCATcatggagggggaggagggtcAGGTGACGCTGGTGGAGACGGGCGGAGAGACGACGGAGGTCGGCTCCTAA